From a region of the Daphnia pulicaria isolate SC F1-1A chromosome 1, SC_F0-13Bv2, whole genome shotgun sequence genome:
- the LOC124340155 gene encoding E3 ubiquitin-protein ligase RNF14-like isoform X1, protein MTNNKFFACYFNMLPYGIELIWNLFILTDMDDCEAQNDEIMALKSILEETQIHVRNSTASEIVGCIYVKPDVPENFIVEANKDGKMQQFAVHHLCPIELHFSIPVNYPTVNPPNFTLVCKWLRRDQLSKLCQKLDNKWEDESKGQVVLFEWMQFLQYEALQFLEIQSSLDLSWSYLLVKPTRLSSSLSERQHSPVAASVHRPIIKLDSRAVSDNQCDGDLLEVLKEYERVAEQLMFVKASHTCKVCFGDKLGVTCIRFPSCNHVYCKECMRSYFEIKIAEGAVNGLHCPEDKCASQASPGQVKELVSADTFARYDTLLLQSTIASMTNITYCPRPQCQYPVSYEPESNLVSCPYCNFHFCLMCKATYHGVAPCKMTSAEKMKLFDNYINGDDSTRESMEKRYGKKQLKSMVNDIQAETWIGQNSKPCPHCNAPIEKKDGCNKMSCPRCNTYFCWLCLAQLDPKCPYLHFSNASARCNLFEGLVDDDADENDWININGDIDDDFSDDENFVNML, encoded by the exons ATGACAA ATAATAAGTTTTTTGCCTGTTACTTCAATATGTTACCATATGGAATTGAGCTAATATGGAATCTGTTT aTACTTACAGACATGGATGATTGTGAAGcacaaaatgatgaaattaTGGCTTTAAAGAGCATATTAGAAGAGACACAGATTCATGTAAGAAACTCTACAGCATCAGAGATAGTTGGATGCATTTATGTAAAGCCAGATGTGCCAGAAAATTTTATCGTTGAAGCCAATAAAGATGGCAAAATGCAACAGTTTGCTGTACATCACCTTTGTCCCATTGAATTGCATTTTAGCATCCCTGTTAACTACCCAACAGTTAACCCACCTAACTTCACATTAGTTTGTAAATGGCTGAGAAGAGATCAG CTGTCAAAGCTTTGCCAAAAGCTTGATAACAAATGGGAAGATGAGTCAAAAGGACAGGTGGTATTATTTGAGTGGATGCAGTTCCTGCAATATGAAGCATTACAATTCCTAGAAATACAGAGTTCTTTGGATCTATCATGGTCCTATTTACTGGTTAAACCTACCAGACTATCTTCCAGTTTGTCAGAGCGCCAACACTCCCCTGTTGCTGCCAGTGTACATCGACCTATCATCAAACTAGATTCTAGAGCTGTTTCAGATAACCAATGTGATGGAGATCTTCTAGAAGTGTTAAAAGAATATGAAAGGGTAGCTGAACAGTTAATGTTTGTGAAGGCTAGTCATACTTGCAAAGTTTGTTTTGGTGATAAGTTGGGTGTTACTTGTATTCGGTTTCCAAGCTGCAACCATGTGTACTGCAAAGAATGCATGAGGAGCTATTTCGAAATTAAAATTGCGGAAGGTGCAGTTAACGGATTACATTGCCCGGAAGATAAGTGTGCATCCCAAGCTTCCCCTGGACAA GTGAAAGAATTGGTCAGTGCTGATACGTTTGCGCGTTATGATACATTACTCCTTCAATCTACCATAGCTTCAATGACTAATATTACGTATTGTCCGCGACCTCAAT GCCAATATCCAGTTTCTTATGAGCCAGAGAGCAATCTTGTTTCTTGTCCATATTgcaatttccatttttgtctGATGTGTAAGGCAACTTATCATGGTGTTGCTCCATGTAAAATGACTTCAG CGGAAAAAATGAAGCTTTTTGACAATTACATCAATGGAGATGACTCAACTAGAGAGAGTATGGAAAAGCGTTACGggaagaaacaattaaaatccATGGTGAATGATATTCAAGCTGAAACATGGATTGGACAGAACAGTAAGCCATGTCCACATTGTAACGCACCTATTGAG AAAAAAGATGGATGTAACAAAATGTCCTGTCCTCGTTGCAATACCTATTTTTGTTGGCTGTGCCTTGCTCAACTCGATCCGAAGTGCCcctatttacacttttcaaatGCCAGCGCCAGATGTAATCTGTTTGAGGGCTTAGTTGACGATGATGCAGATGAGAATGATTGGATAAATATTAATGGTGATATTGACGATGATTTCAGTGATGATGAAAATTTCGTTAATATGCTGTAG
- the LOC124340155 gene encoding E3 ubiquitin-protein ligase RNF14-like isoform X2 produces the protein MDDCEAQNDEIMALKSILEETQIHVRNSTASEIVGCIYVKPDVPENFIVEANKDGKMQQFAVHHLCPIELHFSIPVNYPTVNPPNFTLVCKWLRRDQLSKLCQKLDNKWEDESKGQVVLFEWMQFLQYEALQFLEIQSSLDLSWSYLLVKPTRLSSSLSERQHSPVAASVHRPIIKLDSRAVSDNQCDGDLLEVLKEYERVAEQLMFVKASHTCKVCFGDKLGVTCIRFPSCNHVYCKECMRSYFEIKIAEGAVNGLHCPEDKCASQASPGQVKELVSADTFARYDTLLLQSTIASMTNITYCPRPQCQYPVSYEPESNLVSCPYCNFHFCLMCKATYHGVAPCKMTSAEKMKLFDNYINGDDSTRESMEKRYGKKQLKSMVNDIQAETWIGQNSKPCPHCNAPIEKKDGCNKMSCPRCNTYFCWLCLAQLDPKCPYLHFSNASARCNLFEGLVDDDADENDWININGDIDDDFSDDENFVNML, from the exons ATGGATGATTGTGAAGcacaaaatgatgaaattaTGGCTTTAAAGAGCATATTAGAAGAGACACAGATTCATGTAAGAAACTCTACAGCATCAGAGATAGTTGGATGCATTTATGTAAAGCCAGATGTGCCAGAAAATTTTATCGTTGAAGCCAATAAAGATGGCAAAATGCAACAGTTTGCTGTACATCACCTTTGTCCCATTGAATTGCATTTTAGCATCCCTGTTAACTACCCAACAGTTAACCCACCTAACTTCACATTAGTTTGTAAATGGCTGAGAAGAGATCAG CTGTCAAAGCTTTGCCAAAAGCTTGATAACAAATGGGAAGATGAGTCAAAAGGACAGGTGGTATTATTTGAGTGGATGCAGTTCCTGCAATATGAAGCATTACAATTCCTAGAAATACAGAGTTCTTTGGATCTATCATGGTCCTATTTACTGGTTAAACCTACCAGACTATCTTCCAGTTTGTCAGAGCGCCAACACTCCCCTGTTGCTGCCAGTGTACATCGACCTATCATCAAACTAGATTCTAGAGCTGTTTCAGATAACCAATGTGATGGAGATCTTCTAGAAGTGTTAAAAGAATATGAAAGGGTAGCTGAACAGTTAATGTTTGTGAAGGCTAGTCATACTTGCAAAGTTTGTTTTGGTGATAAGTTGGGTGTTACTTGTATTCGGTTTCCAAGCTGCAACCATGTGTACTGCAAAGAATGCATGAGGAGCTATTTCGAAATTAAAATTGCGGAAGGTGCAGTTAACGGATTACATTGCCCGGAAGATAAGTGTGCATCCCAAGCTTCCCCTGGACAA GTGAAAGAATTGGTCAGTGCTGATACGTTTGCGCGTTATGATACATTACTCCTTCAATCTACCATAGCTTCAATGACTAATATTACGTATTGTCCGCGACCTCAAT GCCAATATCCAGTTTCTTATGAGCCAGAGAGCAATCTTGTTTCTTGTCCATATTgcaatttccatttttgtctGATGTGTAAGGCAACTTATCATGGTGTTGCTCCATGTAAAATGACTTCAG CGGAAAAAATGAAGCTTTTTGACAATTACATCAATGGAGATGACTCAACTAGAGAGAGTATGGAAAAGCGTTACGggaagaaacaattaaaatccATGGTGAATGATATTCAAGCTGAAACATGGATTGGACAGAACAGTAAGCCATGTCCACATTGTAACGCACCTATTGAG AAAAAAGATGGATGTAACAAAATGTCCTGTCCTCGTTGCAATACCTATTTTTGTTGGCTGTGCCTTGCTCAACTCGATCCGAAGTGCCcctatttacacttttcaaatGCCAGCGCCAGATGTAATCTGTTTGAGGGCTTAGTTGACGATGATGCAGATGAGAATGATTGGATAAATATTAATGGTGATATTGACGATGATTTCAGTGATGATGAAAATTTCGTTAATATGCTGTAG